The Sandaracinus amylolyticus genomic interval TCCCCGCCCGACGCGCCCACCACCGGGAGCCGTCGATGACGCTCGGCGCGAAGAAGATCCTGCTCGTCGAGGACAGCGAGAACGACGTCGAGCTCACGCTCACGGCGCTCGAGCAGAGCCGCATCGCGAACGGCGTCGACGTCGTGCGCGACGGCGCGCAGGCGCTCGACTATCTGCACCGGCGCGGCCCGCACGCCTCGCGGCGCGAGGGCGATCCCATCGTGGTCCTGCTCGACCTCAAGCTACCCAAGCTCGACGGGCTCGAGGTGCTCGCCCACATGCGCAACGATCCGCAGCTGCGCGTGATCCCCGTCGTGATGCTCACGTCGTCGCGCGAGGAGCGCGACATCGTGCGCAGCTACGGCCTCGGGGTGAACGCGTACGTCGTGAAGCCCGTCGACTTCCACGAGTTCAGCGACGCGATCCGCGAGCTCGGGCTCTTCTGGGCGGTGCTCAACCAGCCTCCGCCGCGGGGCGCCTGAGGCGCAAGGAGATCATGCCGAGAGATCGCGGACGCTCGATGCGCATCCTCCACCTCGAGGATGATCCTCGCGACGCCGAGCTCGTGCACGAGCACCTCGCGAGCGACGGCCTCGAAGCGCGCATCGTGCGCGTCGGCGATCGCGACGCGTTCGAGCGCGAGCTCGCGGGCGGCGGGTTCGATCTCGTGCTCTCCGACTACGAGCTGCCCGCGTACGACGGACGCGCCGCGCTCGATCGCGCGCGAGAGAGCGCGCCCGACGTCCCGTTCGTCTTCGTGTCGGGGGCGATCGGCGAGGAGATCGCGATCGAGTCGCTCAAGCGCGGCGCGACCGACTACGTGCTGAAGCACCGGCTCGAGCGGCTCGGCCCAGCGGTGCGTCGCGCGCTGCGAGAGCGCGAGAACCTGCTGCTCCGGCGCGCCGTGGAGCGCGAGCGCGACGCGCTGCACGAGGCCGAACGGCGCGCGCGTCGCGAAGCGGAGCGCGTCGCGGCGGAGAACCGCCTGCTCGCCGACGCGAGCGAGGTGCTCGCGTCGTCGCTCGATCTCGCGCCGACGCTCGTGCGCGCGCTGCGCCTGCTCGTCCCGCAGCTCGCCGACTGGGCGGTGATCGATCTCGTCCGCGAGGACGTCGCCGACGAACAGCACGAGACGCAGCGCGTCGCGTGGGCGCACCGGGACCCGGCGCGCGAGCAGCTGCTCTCGTCACGCGACGGCTGGCAGGACGACCCGCTCGGCGCCGCGGAGGTGATGCGCACCGGCGAGGCGCGCGTGGTCGCGGGCGCCGACACGTCCGCGGGATTGCGCGAGCAGCTCGGGCTGCACCTCGCGATCGTGGTGCCGATCTCGCTGCGCGCGTCGCGCCTCGGCACGCTGGTGCTCGCGACCGCGGACGAGCGGCGCGGGTTCGTGGAGCGCGACGTGGCGCTCGCGATGGAGCTCGCGCTGCGCATCGCGGTCGCGATCGACAACGCGCGGCTCTACGCGCAGGCCCAGTCGGATCGGAAGCGCGCGGAGGATGCGAACCGCGGCAAGGACGAGTTCCTCGCGACCGTCTCGCACGAGCTGCGCACGCCGCTCAACGCGATCCTCGGCTGGGCGCGGATGCTGCGCGAAGGCACGATCGGCCCCGAGAAGCAGCGCCGCGCCATCGAGATCATCGAGCGCAACGCGCGCGTGCAGACGCAGCTCATCGAGGATCTGCTCGACGTGAGCCGCATCGTGAGCGGGAAGCTGCGCCTCAGCCCCGCGCCGATCGACCCCGCGAGCGTCGTGGAGATGGCCGTCGAGGCGATCCGCCCGCAGGCCGAGGCCCGCGGCGTGCGCATCGCAGCCGAGGTGCCGAGCGAGATCGGCGAGGTCCTCGGCGACGCGGACCGACTGCAGCAGGTCGTGTGGAACCTGCTGACGAACGCCGTGAAGTTCACGCCGACACAAGGACGCGTCGACGTGCGGCTGCGCGCGCTCCCCGGCGAGGTCGAGATCGTCGTGCGCGACACCGGCGCGGGCATTCCGCGCGAGTTCCTCCCGCACGTCTTCGATCGGTTCCGTCAGGCCGACGCGGGCAAGGCGCGCGCGCACGGAGGGCTCGGGCTCGGGCTCACGATCGTGCGTCACATCGTCGAGCTGCACGGCGGGAGCATCGTCGCCGACAGCGATGGAGAAGGGCGCGGCGCGACGTTCACGGTGCGCCTGCCCGCATCCGTCAGAGCAGGGACGCGGCCGCAGGTGGTCGCGGTCGCGCGCCCGTCGCTCGCACCGACGCTGCGCGAGGGACCGCGGCTGCGCGGCGTCCGCGTGCTCGTCGTCGACGACGAGATGGACGCACGCGAGCTCCTCGTGAGCGCGTTCCACGAGCTCGAGGCGTCGGTGACGATCGCCGCGTCGGCGGACGAGGCGCTGCGCGTGGTGCGCGACGCGCGCCCGCACGTGCTGGTGTCGGACATCGGCATGCCCGGCGAGGACGGCTACTCGCTCATCCGCAAGGTGCGCGCGATCGAGCAGGAGCTCGGCATGCGCGTGCCCGCGATCGCGCTGACCGCGTACGCCGCGATCGAGGATCGCACCAAGGCGCTGAGCGAAGGCTTCGATCGTCACGTCGCGAAGCCGGTCGAGCCGAGCGAGCTCGCGGTCGTCATCGCCGAGCTCACCGAGCCGATCCGCGCCGATCTCGACGGAGATCACTCCGACGCGAACGAGAGCACGACGTCGCGCTCGGTCTCGTCGGGCGGGAACGACTCGGGGCGCTCGCTCTCGTAGAGCGCGGACCAGGTGCCGCTGCGCCGCCGCAGCCGCAGCGGTGCCGTCCGCGCGCAGCGTCGCGCTCGCTTCCGCGCGACGAGGAGCGCGAGCACGCGATCGCTCGTGGGCTCGACGACGCAGCGCACCTCGGCGGCGCCGAGCCGCGCCCACGAGGTGGTCGCGGCGCGACGACAGGTCTCGTCGAGGTCTGCTGGCTCGTCGGCGATCGATGGCCACTCGCGCGTTTCGGCGCCGATCGGGACGCGCACGTCGTCCTGCGCGCGGGCGCGCACGGCCCACGTGAGCAGGAGCATCGTGATCCCGAGGGTGCGCATCGCGAGCATTCCGGCTCAGGGCGCGAGCTCGCGCAAGAACGTCTCGAGCGCTCGAGAGAAATCCTCCCGCTGCTCGACGAGCGCGAAGTGGTCGCCGTCCACTTCGATCATCCGCGCGCCCGCACGGCCGGCCCACGCGCGCGCGAGCTCGATCGGGAACCGCTCGTCGCGGGTGCCGTGCCACACCAGCGTCGGCTTCGCGATCGGCATCGCATGATCGTCGAGCCCGGAGATCGCCACGAGCCCGTCGATCTCGAGCTCACGCGCCAGACGCGTTGCGCCGACGCCGCCGTTCGAGAGGCCTGCGAGCACGATGGTGGTGGCGCCGCGCGCTCTCGCGAAGTCGAGCGTGCGACGCGCGATCGCGGGACCGTGCCCGCTCTCCCAGTGCGTCGAGAACGACGTCGCCGGGCACACCGTGCTCCATCCGGCACGTTCGGCCGCGCGTGCGACGATCCAACAGTACGACGCGAAGCTCCCGCCGTAGCCGTGGAGGAACACGACCCAGCGCGTGCTCGCGGGCACCTCGTGCACGAACGCGTCGAAGCGCGACGCACGCTGCTCGCCGAGCACCGTCGAGAGGAATGGCGTGCTCGTCACCGCACCATCGCTCGCCTCGAGCTCCTCGTAGACCGACGCGACGTCGAACCCGTCGAGCTCTCGCGCGCTCACGCCGCGCGTCACCCGCATGAGCCGCACGCCGACGAGGCTCACGTCTCGCTCTGCGAAGACACGTCCGAGCGACGACGCGCGCTCGCCCGACGGCAGCACGATCGCCCCGAGGTACGCGCCCTCGCGCGCCGGCCACGCGAGCGTCGCGACGATCACGCCGAGCCACACCAGCACGATCGCGCCTGCGACCCGCCGTGTGATGCGCGTCCCGATCGCGAGCGCGCAGATCGCCGCTGCCGCGCACACGATCCACGCGAGCCCGCGTGTGCTGATCGGCTGTCCCGCCGCCGCCAACGACACGGGCAGCGCGATCGTGGCGATCAGCGCTGCCCCGATGCGCGCTGCTTCGCGCGCGCCACGTTCTTCGCGGTGAATCTCACCGTGCGCGTCGTCCACGCGCACGCAGTCACTCGGCGGCCTGGAGCTCCGCGTCCGGCGCGAGGCGCTTGAGCGCAGCGCGCGCCGCCTCGACCGTGACCGTGCCCGCCTCGTGGATCTCCGCCGCGACGATCTCGACGAGATCACCGCGCGCGCCCGCTGCGATCGCCACGCTGCGCGCGTGCAGCGCCATGTGCCCGCGCTGGATGCCGACCGTCGCGAGCGCGCGGAGGGCCGAGAGGTTCGACGACACGCCGACGCACGCCGCGACCATCGCGAGCTCCTGCGCCGAGTCCACGCCCGCGACGCCGAGCGAGAAGCGCGCGGCCTGGTGCACGCGCAGCGTCCCGCCGACGATGCCGAGCGCGAGCGGCAGCTCCATCTGGCCCTCGAGCGCGCCGTCCTCGCCCACGCGCCACGTGCAGAGCGGGCCGTACTTGCCGTCCTTCGCGGCCCACGCGTGCGCGCCCGCTTCCACGGCGCGCCAGTCGTTGCCGGTCGCGATCACGACGGGATCGATCCCGTTCATGATGCCCTTGTTGTGCGTCGCGGCGCGGTACGGATCGCGCGACGCGAACTCGCTCGCGCGCACGATCCCGTCGCGCACTTCCTCGCCGGTGAAGCCCTCGCCCTCGAGCGCGCTCGCGGGTACGCGGCACTTCACGCGCACCATGCGGCGATCGGTGAGGTTCGACAGGATGCGCAGCCCGATGCGCCCGCCGGCGATGTCGGCGACGCGCGGCGCGAGCGACTCGGCGACGGTGTTCACGAGGTTCGCGCCCATCGCGTCGCGGCAGTCGACGAGCACGTGGACGACCATCCAGCCGTCGCCGAGATCGCGCACTTCGAGATCGCGCGCGCCACCGCCGCGCGCCACGAGGTTCGGCACGGCCGCGTCGGCGAGCGCGAGCAGCTCGCGCTTCGTCGTCTCCTCGAGCAGCGCCTCGCGCGCGCTCGCGACGTCGGGCACTTCGTCGAGCTGGATCTGCGAGATCATGATCGGCGCGTCGGCCTCGGCCTCGAAGCCGCCGCCGGCGCGGATCATCTTGGACGCGTTCGACGCCGCGGCGACGACGCTGGGCTCCTCGACGACCATCGGCGCGAGGTAGTCGCGCCCGTTGATCTGCACGTTGAGCGTGAGCGCGA includes:
- a CDS encoding response regulator, which encodes MTLGAKKILLVEDSENDVELTLTALEQSRIANGVDVVRDGAQALDYLHRRGPHASRREGDPIVVLLDLKLPKLDGLEVLAHMRNDPQLRVIPVVMLTSSREERDIVRSYGLGVNAYVVKPVDFHEFSDAIRELGLFWAVLNQPPPRGA
- a CDS encoding response regulator; translation: MPRDRGRSMRILHLEDDPRDAELVHEHLASDGLEARIVRVGDRDAFERELAGGGFDLVLSDYELPAYDGRAALDRARESAPDVPFVFVSGAIGEEIAIESLKRGATDYVLKHRLERLGPAVRRALRERENLLLRRAVERERDALHEAERRARREAERVAAENRLLADASEVLASSLDLAPTLVRALRLLVPQLADWAVIDLVREDVADEQHETQRVAWAHRDPAREQLLSSRDGWQDDPLGAAEVMRTGEARVVAGADTSAGLREQLGLHLAIVVPISLRASRLGTLVLATADERRGFVERDVALAMELALRIAVAIDNARLYAQAQSDRKRAEDANRGKDEFLATVSHELRTPLNAILGWARMLREGTIGPEKQRRAIEIIERNARVQTQLIEDLLDVSRIVSGKLRLSPAPIDPASVVEMAVEAIRPQAEARGVRIAAEVPSEIGEVLGDADRLQQVVWNLLTNAVKFTPTQGRVDVRLRALPGEVEIVVRDTGAGIPREFLPHVFDRFRQADAGKARAHGGLGLGLTIVRHIVELHGGSIVADSDGEGRGATFTVRLPASVRAGTRPQVVAVARPSLAPTLREGPRLRGVRVLVVDDEMDARELLVSAFHELEASVTIAASADEALRVVRDARPHVLVSDIGMPGEDGYSLIRKVRAIEQELGMRVPAIALTAYAAIEDRTKALSEGFDRHVAKPVEPSELAVVIAELTEPIRADLDGDHSDANESTTSRSVSSGGNDSGRSLS
- a CDS encoding alpha/beta fold hydrolase — encoded protein: MDDAHGEIHREERGAREAARIGAALIATIALPVSLAAAGQPISTRGLAWIVCAAAAICALAIGTRITRRVAGAIVLVWLGVIVATLAWPAREGAYLGAIVLPSGERASSLGRVFAERDVSLVGVRLMRVTRGVSARELDGFDVASVYEELEASDGAVTSTPFLSTVLGEQRASRFDAFVHEVPASTRWVVFLHGYGGSFASYCWIVARAAERAGWSTVCPATSFSTHWESGHGPAIARRTLDFARARGATTIVLAGLSNGGVGATRLARELEIDGLVAISGLDDHAMPIAKPTLVWHGTRDERFPIELARAWAGRAGARMIEVDGDHFALVEQREDFSRALETFLRELAP
- a CDS encoding hydroxymethylglutaryl-CoA reductase, degradative, producing MVTSRLPGFYKLTLIERRRLAEASLGLPPGALDRALEQGGLDPETADKTIENVIGTYAMPLALTLNVQINGRDYLAPMVVEEPSVVAAASNASKMIRAGGGFEAEADAPIMISQIQLDEVPDVASAREALLEETTKRELLALADAAVPNLVARGGGARDLEVRDLGDGWMVVHVLVDCRDAMGANLVNTVAESLAPRVADIAGGRIGLRILSNLTDRRMVRVKCRVPASALEGEGFTGEEVRDGIVRASEFASRDPYRAATHNKGIMNGIDPVVIATGNDWRAVEAGAHAWAAKDGKYGPLCTWRVGEDGALEGQMELPLALGIVGGTLRVHQAARFSLGVAGVDSAQELAMVAACVGVSSNLSALRALATVGIQRGHMALHARSVAIAAGARGDLVEIVAAEIHEAGTVTVEAARAALKRLAPDAELQAAE